In Cataglyphis hispanica isolate Lineage 1 chromosome 19, ULB_Chis1_1.0, whole genome shotgun sequence, the genomic window GACCGTCCAATTGTTGGCCTTATTGGCCTTGCACATCTGCTCGTGCTCTTTGACGTTGTAGACGCTATTCCAGATAAGGCCGATACCCACGGCGATCTGCAGAAACAGACTCATGCTGATCATGGTGAGCGACGGGTAAAAGTAGGGATGTCGGCCGTCCGTCTGGAGAACGTAACGCATCTGATTCGCGTTGGCGGACAGCAACGCCAAGTCCATCATACCTTGGGCGAGAGTCTTTTTGTGCTGATAGACGTTTACGTCAGGAGTAGAAAGCTGTATGTTTGGTGGGATGGACCAGGCCGATGAGGGGTCCGGTCCGTTTCTACCATCGAAGCCGATCACTGGGTTGTTGTTCCCTTCAAAATCGATCGCTGTTCTGGAAATTGAAGGTCTTCGCGTTGCATCTTGCGGGTTGTTCGCGAGATCTTCAGTTTCAGTGGTAAAACCAGCGCGCGAAAACACGGACGGGATTGCCTCCATATTGTTGGATGTCAACGGCTTCACTGACTCATCGTGCATTTCATCCAGATACATTATCTCGTCACCATCAGTCTTCGTTTTGCTATCCATGCCGCcagaaaactaaattaaattcacgCCAGTTGAAGAATACCTGTGAAGAAACGTATTTTATGTTCCACCCATATTATTTCGTACGCGAAAGTGTTATTCTATATTCGagaacatgtttttttttcgttatcgCAACCGGAAAACCGCAAACACCTCaagatgattaaaaatttcacatatcGCACTATTACATTCTGACATTTGCTACCGTTTATCAAAACTTGTTGTCGTACAAAACTATTTCACTCgcgtcttttatataaatccaaaaaatatatgctaataatatgtattatttataatacaatatatatatatatatatatatatatatatatatatatatatatattatatgtttataatatatttgttttatataaatatataaaaatataatatatataaaaatttcattcataCTCTTAAAATCTCTTTGTGTGTAGCTGTTTTGCGCTTGCACTTTCATTTTACAgaacacaataaaatatcatcacGCACCCTATTTTTTATACCATCAGCACTTCAAACGCTTAAATtgcaactttatattttatttaatttactttttctttattcactCACCGTAAATTAAATCACTAAGTGATCTCAGAGCGTTCTTTTATCCTTCGAGGAACGATTCACGATACGGACTGTCCGGTACGCGTGACGTACTGTGGTCTACTGATCTTGCCTCCATGCGACATGACTGATTCATTCATCCTCGCGTCACGATCTactactataatattatagcggGAACGTACCATGGCCGCGTATTTTCCCTGAACCGCTGTGAACAACATGTGATCATTAACGCAATTAAAAGAACACACGCTCGTCTCGATGAGTTATTAAAACTCGCGATTATTTTTCCGTGTTACTGTATCT contains:
- the LOC126856605 gene encoding ninjurin-A-like gives rise to the protein MDSKTKTDGDEIMYLDEMHDESVKPLTSNNMEAIPSVFSRAGFTTETEDLANNPQDATRRPSISRTAIDFEGNNNPVIGFDGRNGPDPSSAWSIPPNIQLSTPDVNVYQHKKTLAQGMMDLALLSANANQMRYVLQTDGRHPYFYPSLTMISMSLFLQIAVGIGLIWNSVYNVKEHEQMCKANKANNWTVVGIFLVTILNVFISSFGVVDQINIVST